One part of the Prosthecobacter vanneervenii genome encodes these proteins:
- a CDS encoding YHYH protein, whose translation MKTRLLLLLLLSASPLHADPQLTSWFTANSGQYARIYQSTADQTTGTTSTTWSRGSGTQSSPTYADVSEISYSSSWVYIRTTGLASHIMGPWYIDSAKTTNFPNFPSNTATIYRIPRSPTIPGTKTSTGLGATGRMVNGVSMFDSRDAFSYVNASATDATPTNGLTGDGIWNRDGWFNEGVTFDPALAHQAGNNYHYHAHPIALRYQLGDHVDYNAATNTYTESAATPTKHSPILSWAADGLPIYGPYGYSDPTNAASGVRRMVSGFTLRDGTNGTTAITVRQVLPLWAQRIQGKTTLTSSQYGPAVNTTYALGHYIEDFDYRGDLGQVQTTGSTVRDFDLNEQNVRFCVTPEYPSGTWAYFTTIKSDGTPLYPYTTGRQYYGSPTGGAVTSITETVTTYWRGGPNKTDTLNSPAISGSDVTISWSGIEGGNYTVQSSPDVTTWSTVASGTLNGSANGQSTDTGGAGNGRRFYRITRAAALASFDSTGFNYTAPPSAPSVTTSAASGVGSTSATLNGSVNPNSSSTTVTFEYGLDTSYGSTATASQSPVTGSTATSVSAAISGLSNSTTYHYRVKGVNSLGTTYGADTTFTTSASGSGTANAPGGTVTRGTTVTVTITLPTTPPQPPANLIPTSVTLAGSISGTSISRPAQGTVIATFVIPAGASTGAQNIVVTFNPNPTYTMTGALTIN comes from the coding sequence ATGAAGACGCGCCTCCTCCTGCTCCTGCTGCTTTCGGCCAGCCCGCTGCATGCAGACCCACAGCTTACCTCCTGGTTCACCGCCAATTCCGGACAATACGCCCGCATCTATCAAAGCACGGCAGATCAGACCACAGGCACCACCTCCACCACCTGGAGCCGCGGCTCGGGCACGCAGTCCAGCCCGACCTACGCCGATGTCAGTGAGATCAGCTACTCCAGCAGCTGGGTGTACATCCGCACCACGGGGCTGGCCTCCCACATCATGGGGCCATGGTACATTGATTCGGCAAAGACCACCAACTTCCCCAATTTTCCCTCCAATACAGCCACGATCTACCGCATTCCACGTTCTCCCACGATCCCGGGCACCAAGACCAGCACCGGCCTGGGGGCCACAGGCCGCATGGTCAATGGGGTGTCCATGTTCGACTCCCGCGATGCTTTCTCCTATGTGAACGCCAGCGCCACCGATGCCACCCCGACCAACGGCCTGACAGGCGACGGCATTTGGAACCGCGATGGCTGGTTCAATGAAGGCGTGACCTTTGACCCGGCGCTGGCTCATCAGGCTGGCAACAACTACCACTACCACGCGCACCCTATCGCTCTGCGCTATCAGCTCGGCGACCATGTGGACTACAATGCCGCCACCAACACCTACACCGAGAGTGCCGCCACGCCGACCAAACACTCGCCCATCCTCTCCTGGGCGGCGGACGGGCTGCCCATCTACGGTCCCTACGGTTACTCGGACCCCACCAACGCCGCCAGCGGAGTACGCCGCATGGTTTCCGGTTTCACTTTGAGGGATGGGACCAATGGCACCACCGCCATCACCGTGCGCCAGGTCCTGCCTCTCTGGGCCCAACGCATCCAGGGAAAAACCACGCTCACCAGCTCGCAGTACGGTCCTGCTGTAAACACCACCTACGCGCTTGGCCACTACATCGAGGATTTCGACTATCGTGGCGATCTGGGCCAAGTGCAGACCACGGGCTCGACCGTGCGCGATTTTGACCTCAATGAGCAGAATGTGCGCTTCTGTGTGACTCCGGAATACCCCTCCGGCACCTGGGCCTACTTCACCACCATCAAATCCGACGGCACGCCCCTCTACCCCTACACCACCGGGCGTCAGTACTACGGCAGCCCTACGGGCGGCGCGGTCACGAGCATCACCGAAACCGTGACGACCTACTGGCGCGGCGGCCCGAATAAAACGGACACGCTGAATTCGCCCGCCATCAGCGGCAGCGATGTCACCATCAGCTGGAGCGGCATCGAAGGTGGAAACTACACCGTGCAGAGCAGCCCGGACGTCACCACCTGGAGCACCGTCGCCTCAGGCACACTCAACGGAAGCGCCAACGGCCAGAGCACCGACACTGGCGGCGCGGGAAACGGCCGCCGCTTTTACCGGATCACCCGCGCAGCGGCGCTCGCCAGCTTTGACAGCACCGGCTTCAACTACACCGCCCCGCCCTCCGCGCCGAGTGTGACAACCAGCGCCGCCTCAGGAGTAGGAAGCACATCCGCAACACTGAATGGCAGTGTCAATCCCAACAGCTCCAGCACCACCGTGACCTTTGAATACGGTCTCGACACCAGCTACGGCAGCACCGCCACCGCCTCCCAGTCGCCCGTGACTGGCAGCACTGCCACGAGCGTGAGCGCTGCCATCAGCGGCCTCAGCAACAGCACCACCTACCATTATCGCGTCAAAGGCGTGAACAGCCTGGGCACCACCTATGGGGCCGACACCACCTTCACCACCAGTGCCTCAGGCAGCGGCACCGCCAATGCACCTGGTGGCACGGTGACGCGCGGCACTACCGTGACTGTGACCATCACCCTGCCGACGACTCCACCGCAGCCGCCCGCCAATCTCATCCCCACCAGTGTCACGCTGGCAGGAAGCATTAGCGGCACCAGCATCTCCCGTCCGGCGCAGGGCACGGTGATCGCCACCTTTGTGATACCAGCCGGCGCCTCCACTGGAGCGCAGAACATCGTGGTCACATTCAATCCCAATCCGACCTACACGATGACAGGTGCGCTGACGATCAACTGA
- a CDS encoding MFS transporter: protein MSAWSPLRNRVFRAMWLGSVGSNIGTTMNDTAAVWTMTTMTSSPYLVSLMQTMSSLPLFLLALPAGAMADLVDRRRLILFAQTGALLTAAGMALLAWYGALTQTLLLLATFQLGVASAFTMPAWQALIPEVVGREQLSGAIALNGVGYNIARSLGPILGGLLLAAVGPAPVFALNALSFIAVIAVMCTGSYIATPRSAQQEQMLGAMAAALRYARHARAMQAVLCRGGIHMFAAVAPVVLLPVIVHSRQWAAADFGILMGCYGGGAILMAVLWLPRLRERFSFDHVLFAASIVSAAMTGILALVPGKIAMGLVLVVTGAAWISGMNTFSVASQSVFPNWVRARSSAIYMVVMQGAFAIGALTWGQLTSQLNAPITLGIAAGCLLISALLARLLPISHVEKLDLNPSNHMLPHSALTTEPAPSDGPVLITIEYHIDPKDAPAFRAAMLHLREVRLRDGAFRCSLFADLEDPTHFRETFLVGSWAEHLRQHERATMEDQRIEQAVQSFHKGAEPPRVKHLLMVNLRDMKP from the coding sequence TCGTGCCATGTGGCTGGGCAGCGTGGGGTCCAACATCGGCACCACGATGAATGACACCGCAGCGGTGTGGACGATGACCACCATGACGAGCTCGCCGTACCTCGTCTCCTTGATGCAGACGATGTCCAGCCTGCCGCTCTTCCTGCTGGCCCTGCCCGCTGGAGCCATGGCAGATCTGGTGGACCGCCGCAGGCTCATTCTCTTCGCGCAGACAGGCGCTCTTCTCACCGCCGCAGGCATGGCGCTGCTGGCATGGTATGGCGCGCTGACGCAGACCCTGCTGCTGCTGGCCACATTCCAGCTTGGCGTGGCATCCGCCTTCACCATGCCCGCATGGCAGGCGCTGATTCCGGAGGTGGTGGGCAGAGAGCAGCTTTCAGGCGCGATCGCGCTCAACGGGGTGGGCTACAACATCGCACGCTCTCTGGGGCCCATCCTTGGCGGTCTGCTGCTCGCAGCCGTGGGCCCGGCACCCGTGTTTGCACTGAATGCGCTCTCCTTCATCGCGGTGATCGCGGTGATGTGCACGGGCAGCTACATCGCCACGCCGCGCAGTGCGCAGCAGGAGCAGATGCTCGGTGCCATGGCTGCCGCCCTCCGCTACGCCCGCCATGCCCGCGCCATGCAGGCAGTGCTCTGCCGGGGCGGCATCCACATGTTTGCCGCCGTCGCGCCCGTGGTGCTGCTGCCGGTCATCGTTCATTCGCGCCAGTGGGCTGCCGCAGATTTCGGCATTCTCATGGGCTGCTACGGCGGCGGTGCCATCCTCATGGCCGTGCTGTGGCTGCCGCGACTGCGAGAGCGCTTTTCATTCGATCATGTGCTTTTTGCTGCCAGCATCGTGTCTGCCGCGATGACAGGCATCCTGGCGCTGGTGCCTGGAAAGATCGCCATGGGGCTCGTGCTGGTCGTCACAGGCGCGGCGTGGATCAGCGGCATGAACACCTTCAGCGTCGCCTCCCAAAGCGTCTTCCCCAATTGGGTGCGCGCGCGCAGCTCCGCCATCTATATGGTGGTGATGCAGGGTGCCTTTGCCATCGGCGCGCTCACCTGGGGCCAGCTCACCAGCCAGCTGAATGCGCCCATCACCCTCGGCATCGCGGCGGGCTGCCTGCTCATCAGCGCGCTGCTCGCACGTCTGCTGCCCATCAGCCACGTGGAAAAGCTGGACCTCAATCCCTCCAACCACATGCTGCCTCACAGTGCCTTGACCACCGAGCCCGCCCCCAGCGACGGCCCGGTGCTCATCACCATCGAGTATCATATCGACCCGAAAGACGCCCCGGCCTTTCGAGCCGCCATGCTGCATCTGCGCGAGGTCAGGCTGCGCGATGGCGCCTTTCGCTGCTCTCTCTTTGCAGATCTGGAAGATCCCACGCATTTCCGCGAAACCTTCCTCGTCGGCTCCTGGGCCGAGCATCTGCGGCAGCATGAACGTGCCACCATGGAGGATCAGCGGATCGAGCAGGCGGTGCAGAGCTTTCACAAAGGAGCGGAACCGCCTCGCGTGAAGCACCTCCTCATGGTCAACCTGCGGGACATGAAGCCGTAG